A stretch of the Pelmatolapia mariae isolate MD_Pm_ZW linkage group LG23, Pm_UMD_F_2, whole genome shotgun sequence genome encodes the following:
- the LOC134620537 gene encoding flavin-containing monooxygenase 5-like, which yields MVHKVAVIGAGPCGLTSVKACLDEGMEPTCFESSDDMGGLWKFKEVSEPNRASIYRSLTINVWKEMMCYSDYPIPADYPNYMHHSKILKYFRMYADHFKLLQYIRFQTKVKSVKQRPDFSRTGQWDVVTETRDGYEENHIFDAIICCTGHFNYPNLPLKDFPGIETFEGKYFHSWDYKGPEDMHGKRVVVIGIGNSGGDIAVEGSRVAEQVYLSTRSGAWVIRQVSDNGLPVDRFNTRFVHIMFRLLPMRFLNWLGEKKLNSMYDHAMYGLKPKHRLFSQIPVINDDLPFRILSGSVIVKPNIKEISGSTVVFDDGSTAENVDLIVFATGYNYDFPYLPKNAIYKSGHRIGLYKHVFPPILEQPTLAIVGFIHSDGAIMPQAEMQARFVTRVFKGHKKLPSNQAMIKAVENDTKKIAKNYVVSKLTPLQVDFVEHMDDLAKDIGVQPNLLWLFLTDFPLFKKVLWGPVTAYQYRLMGPGKWEGARKAIFTQYDRMYQPLKARQLNAQQGSTTGFLIKLSLTFMAGGAAIYYIHRNPTTISTLMSKLRPQSV from the exons ATGGTTCACAAAGTAGCAGTGATCGGGGCAGGACCCTGTGGTCTGACCAGCGTAAAGGCTTGTCTGGATGAGGGCATGGAGCCAACCTGCTTTGAAAGCAGTGATGACATGGGTGGACTGTGGAAATTCAAG GAAGTGTCGGAACCAAACAGAGCTAGTATCTATCGTTCCCTTACTATCAATGTGTGGAAGGAGATGATGTGCTACAGTGACTACCCAATCCCTGCAGACTACCCCAACTACATGCACCACTCTAAAATCTTGAAATACTTCAGGATGTATGCAGACCACTTTAAACTACTGCAATACATTCGCTTCCAG ACCAAAGTGAAGAGTGTGAAACAGAGACCAGACTTTTCTCGCACTGGTCAGTGGGATGTGGTGACTGAGACTAGAGATGGATACGAGGAGAACCACATTTTTGATGCTATTATCTGCTGCACTGGCCACTTCAACTATCCTAACCTGCCACTCAAAGACTTCCCAG GAATTGAGACATTTGAAGGAAAATACTTCCATAGCTGGGACTACAAGGGGCCTGAAGACATGCATGGGAAGAGAGTTGTGGTCATCGGCATCGGCAACTCAGGGGGTGACATCGCGGTGGAGGGCAGCAGAGTTGCAGAGCAG GTGTATCTGAGCACTCGTAGTGGTGCTTGGGTCATTCGTCAGGTTTCTGACAATGGTCTTCCAGTGGACAGGTTCAACACACGCTTTGTCCATATCATGTTCAGGCTGTTGCCAATGAGATTTCTCAACTGGCTTGGTGAGAAAAAGCTCAACTCCATGTATGATCACGCCATGTATGGCCTCAAACCCAAACACAG GCTCTTCAGCCAGATCCCAGTGATCAATGACGATCTGCCTTTCCGGATTTTGTCTGGGTCGGTCATCGTCAAACCAAACATAAAAGAGATCAGTGGTTCTACTGTGGTGTTTGATGATGGCAGTACTGCAGAAAAT GTGGACTTGATTGTGTTTGCCACAGGATATAACTACGATTTCCCCTACTTGCCAAAAAATGCCATATACAAGTCTGGGCACCGTATTGGACTGtacaaacatgtttttcctCCAATCCTAGAGCAGCCTACCCTAGCTATTGTGGGTTTTATCCATTCTGACGGAGCCATCATGCCTCAAGCTGAAATGCAGGCCCGTTTTGTCACTCGTGTCTTCAAAG GACATAAGAAACTGCCCTCAAACCAGGCCATGATCAAAGCTGTTGAGAATGACACCAAGAAGATTGCAAAAAA CTACGTTGTTTCGAAGTTAACACCTCTGCAGGTGGACTTTGTTGAGCACATGGACGACTTAGCAAAGGACATTGGAGTGCAACCAAATCTCCTCTGGCTCTTCCTCACAGACTTCCCTCTATTTAAGAAAGTTCTGTGGGGGCCTGTTACAGCCTACCAGTACCGGTTGATGGGACCAGGGAAATGGGAGGGGGCCCGCAAGGCAATCTTCACTCAGTATGACCGCATGTACCAACCTCTAAAAGCTAGACAG CTGAATGCACAACAGGGTTCAACGACAGGTTTCCTGATCAAGCTTAGCTTGACATTCATGGCTGGAGGAGCTGCTATCTACTACATCCACCGCAACCCAACCACCATCTCCACCCTCATGTCCAAGCTGCGTCCACAATCAGTGTGA
- the plpp6 gene encoding polyisoprenoid diphosphate/phosphate phosphohydrolase PLPP6 — MPSPKAKNPGRSGGSPVLGSSNGRYEFMSLTKPLNRSSPPHLLQRQGSDPTTARLRASESPTRRRGSGSSTGSASGQGPPEEDGIRLNPSLIRVALSSLLAIDLWLSKQLGVCACEDSSWGSVRPLMKLLEISGHGIPWLAGTAYCVYKSDSAAGQEVMLNLFMGLLLDLILVGIVKAVVRRRRPAHNRMDMFATFSVDRYSFPSGHATRAAMCGRFLLAHLVLAAPLRVLVLLWVGLVGLSRVMLGRHNVTDVMFGFWMGYCQYNLVEMLWLSPQTLQGLLGQSA; from the exons ATGCCCTCTCCTAAAGCGAAAAACCCCGGTCGCAGCGGAGGAAGCCCGGTGCTCGGGAGCTCCAACGGCCGCTACGAGTTCATGTCTCTGACAAAGCCGCTAAACCGATCTTCACCGCCACACCTGCTCCAGCGCCAGGGCTCCGACCCGACCACGGCCCGCCTGCGAGCCTCTGAAAGCCCCACTCGGCGACGGGGCTCTGGCTCCTCCACGGGCTCCGCGAGCGGTCAGGGGCCACCCGAAGAGGATGGTATCCGGCTCAACCCCTCCCTCATTCGCGTAGCGCTCAGCTCCCTGCTGGCCATCGACCTGTGGCTGTCCAAGCAGCTGGGAGTGTGTGCCTGTGAGGACTCGTCCTGGGGCAGTGTGCGCCCCTTAATGAAGCTCTTAGAGATATCGGGACATGGTATCCCGTGGCTGGCTGGTACCGCCTACTGTGTGTACAAGAGCGACAGTGCTGCAGGACAAGAAGTCATGCTCAACCTTTTCATGG GCCTGCTGCTGGACCTGATCTTGGTGGGCATTGTTAAGGCGGTGGTGCGTCGGCGTCGGCCAGCACATAATCGTATGGACATGTTCGCCACCTTTTCTGTGGACCGCTACTCCTTCCCCTCCGGACATGCCACGCGCGCCGCCATGTGTGGCCGCTTCCTGCTGGCTCACCTCGTGCTGGCTGCCCCGTTGAGAGTCCTCGTTCTGCTGTGGGTGGGCCTGGTAGGGTTGAGTCGAGTGATGCTGGGCAGGCACAATGTGACTGATGTGATGTTTGGGTTCTGGATGGGCTATTGCCAGTACAACCTTGTGGAAATGCTGTGGCTGTCCCCTCAAACACTGCAAGGGCTGCTGGGACAGTCAGCTTAA
- the prdx6 gene encoding peroxiredoxin-6, whose amino-acid sequence MPGLLLGDEIPNFEADTTIGRIKFHDFLGNSWGILFSHPRDFTPVCTTELACAAKISNEFKKRGVKMIALSIDSVADHNSWSKDVMAVSKKADTDLPFPIIADDKRELSVLLGMLDPDEKDKDGMPLTARCVFVIGPDKKLKLSILYPATTGRNFDELLRVIDSLQLTAQKKVATPVDWKPGDKVMVIPSLSDAEAASLFPNGVTTEEVPSGKKYLRYTQI is encoded by the exons ATGCCTGGACTTCTGCTGGGAGACGAAATCCCAAATTTCGAGGCCGACACCACCATCGGCAGGATCAAGTTCCACGACTTCCTGGGCAACTC ATGGGGTATCCTGTTCTCCCACCCGAGGGACTTCACTCCTGTATGCACCACTGAGCTCGCCTGTGCTGCCAAGATCAGCAATGAGTTCAAGAAACGAGGCGTTAAGATGATTGCCTTGTCCATTGACAGTGTTGCTGATCACAACAGCTGGAGCAAG GATGTGATGGCTGTTAGCAAAAAGGCTGATACTGACCTGCCTTTCCCCATCATCGCTGATGACAAGAGGGAGCTGTCAGTCCTGTTGGGTATGCTGGACCCAGATGAGAAAGACAAAGATGGCATGCCCCTCACTGCTCGCTGT GTGTTTGTGATCGGCCCTGACAAGAAGCTGAAGTTGTCCATCCTATACCCTGCAACCACAGGAAGAAACTTTGATGAGCTGCTCAGAGTTATTGACTCTCTGCAGCTGACTGCACAGAAGAAGGTTGCCACACCGGTTGACTGGAAG CCCGGTGACAAAGTCATGGTCATTCCCTCGCTCTCAGATGCTGAAGCTGCGTCTCTGTTTCCTAATGGTGTGACAACTGAAGAAGTGCCTTCTGGAAAGAAATACCTGCGCTACACCCAGATCTGA
- the LOC134620563 gene encoding flavin-containing monooxygenase 5-like has translation MVHRVAVIGAGPSGLTSIKACLEEGMEPTCFESSDDMGGLWKFKEVSEPNRASIYRSLTINISKEMMCYSDFPIPSDYPNYMHHSKILNYFRMYADHFKLLKYIRFQTLVKSVRKAPDYSRTGRWEVLTEKRDGHEERHVFDAVICCSGHYTYPNLPLKDFPGIETFEGKYLHSWDYKGPEDMYGKRVVVIGIGNSGGDIAVETSRVAEQVYMSTRRGAWVIRQVSDNGLPVDMKYNTRFVHILFQLFPINFFNWFGEKKLNAMYDHTMYALKPKHRLFSQIPVINDDLPMKILSGAVIIKPNVKEICGCTVVFDDGSTVEKVDTIVFATGYNYDFPYLPKNAMYKSGHRAGLYKHVFPPTLEHPTLAVVGFIHALGAIMPQAEMQARWVTRVFKGHKKLPSSQSMIKAVEKDTNNIEKSYIVSKLTPLQVDFVSYMDEIAGDIGVRPNLLWLFFTDYPLFKRVFWGPVTAYQYRLMGPGKWEGARRAIFTQFDRMFQPLKTRKLEPEQPSTAHRLVKMSLTVMVGGAAIYYFHTRNPDVIPTLLSNMRPQRV, from the exons ATGGTGCACAGAGTAGCAGTGATCGGGGCAGGCCCCTCTGGTCTGACCAGCATAAAGGCTTGTCTGGAAGAAGGCATGGAGCCAACCTGCTTTGAAAGCAGTGATGACATGGGCGGACTGTGGAAATTCAAG GAAGTGTCAGAGCCCAACAGGGCTAGTATCTACCGGTCACTTACAATCAATATCTCAAAGGAGATGATGTGCTACAGTGACTTCCCCATTCCCTCTGATTATCCCAACTACATGCATCACTCTAAAATCCTGAACTACTTCCGAATGTATGCAGACCACTTTAAACTCCTAAAATACATTCGCTTCCag ACCTTAGTGAAAAGTGTGAGAAAAGCACCGGACTATTCTCGCACTGGCAGGTGGGAGGTGTTGACTGAAAAGAGAGATGGACATGAGGAGAGGCATGTCTTTGATGCAGTGATCTGCTGCTCTGGTCACTACACCTACCCTAACCTCCCACTCAAAGATTTCCCAG GAATTGAGACATTTGAAGGAAAATATCTCCACAGCTGGGACTACAAAGGACCTGAAGACATGTACGGAAAAAGAGTGGTGGTAATCGGAATTGGAAACTCTGGAGGTGACATTGCTGTGGAGACCAGCAGAGTTGCAGAGCAG GTGTACATGAGCACTCGTCGTGGTGCTTGGGTCATCCGTCAAGTTTCCGACAATGGTCTGCCAGTCGACATGAAGTACAACACACGCTTTGTTCATATCCTGTTTCAGCTATTCCCAATCAACTTCTTCAATTGGTTTGGTGAGAAGAAACTCAATGCCATGTATGACCACACCATGTACGCCCTAAAACCCAAACACAG GCTCTTCAGTCAGATCCCAGTAATCAATGATGACTTACCAATGAAGATTCTGTCCGGCGCAGTCATCATCAAACCAAATGTGAAGGAAATCTGTGGGTGCACTGTGGTGTTTGATGATGGCAGTACTGTGGAAAAG GTGGACACTATTGTATTTGCCACAGGGTACAACTATGATTTCCCCTACTTGCCAAAAAATGCCATGTACAAGTCTGGGCACCGTGCGGGTCTGTACAAGCATGTTTTTCCCCCAACCCTAGAGCATCCTACTCTGGCTGTCGTGGGTTTCATTCATGCCCTTGGAGCCATCATGCCTCAGGCTGAAATGCAGGCCCGTTGGGTCACTCGTGTCTTCAAAG GACATAAAAAACTGCCATCAAGCCAGTCCATGATCAAGGCTGTTGAAAAAGATACAAATAATATTGAAAAAAG TTACATTGTTTCAAAGCTGACCCCACTGCAGGTGGACTTTGTTTCCTACATGGATGAAATAGCTGGAGATATTGGTGTAAGGCCAAACCTCCTCTGGCTCTTCTTCACAGACTACCCCTTGTTCAAGAGGGTTTTCTGGGGGCCCGTTACCGCCTACCAGTACCGGCTGATGGGACCAGGGAAATGGGAGGGAGCCCGCAGGGCAATCTTTACCCAGTTTGATCGCATGTTCCAGCCTCTAAAAACCAGAAAG CTGGAACCAGAACAGCCCTCCACTGCTCACCGACTGGTTAAAATGAGCTTGACTGTCATGGTTGGAGGAGCTGCCATCTACTACTTTCATACTCGCAACCCAGATGTCATCCCCACACTGCTGTCCAACATGCGTCCACAAAGAGTCTGA